In the Ilumatobacteraceae bacterium genome, one interval contains:
- a CDS encoding NAD-dependent succinate-semialdehyde dehydrogenase: MQTQLFIGGEWRDGSSGATVAVTNPATGEHIADVAAATTDDAAAACEAAHVAQQAWATVAPRERAEILRRCWELMMEHQEELAGLIVTEQGKPLADARGEVAYAAEFFRWNSEEAVRIRGSLTTAPSGANRIIVHHPPVGVVVIVTPWNFPAAMITRKLAPALAAGNGVVIKPPTETPLTALRIAELLTEAGVPGGLVNVTVAESSGAWFDAAVDHPATRMVSFTGSTPTGQKLLKRAADRVLKSVMELGGNAPFIVFDDADIDAAVEGAMVAKMRHSAETCTAANRFFVHADVADEFTRKFAAAMGEITVGDGFTDGVECGPLIHDEAVDKVAGLVDEAVAAGATIELGGARLDRPGSFYAPTVLANVAPDSPITREEIFGPVAPIITFTDTDEMIRQANDTEMGLIGYVFTSDLARGLAVSERIQAGMIGLNRGSVSDPAAPFGGMKQSGLGREGASEGIYEFCETQYIATSF; the protein is encoded by the coding sequence ATGCAGACACAGCTGTTCATCGGTGGGGAGTGGCGCGACGGTTCGTCCGGCGCAACGGTCGCCGTGACCAACCCGGCGACGGGGGAGCACATCGCCGACGTCGCCGCGGCGACGACCGACGACGCCGCCGCGGCCTGCGAGGCCGCCCACGTCGCGCAGCAGGCATGGGCCACGGTCGCGCCGCGCGAGAGAGCCGAGATCCTCCGGCGCTGCTGGGAGCTCATGATGGAGCACCAGGAGGAACTCGCCGGCCTGATCGTCACCGAGCAGGGCAAGCCGCTCGCCGACGCCCGCGGCGAGGTCGCGTACGCCGCCGAGTTCTTCCGCTGGAACTCCGAGGAAGCAGTGCGGATCCGGGGGTCGCTGACGACCGCCCCGTCGGGTGCGAACCGGATCATCGTGCACCATCCGCCGGTCGGTGTGGTGGTGATCGTCACGCCGTGGAACTTCCCGGCGGCGATGATCACCCGCAAACTCGCTCCCGCACTCGCGGCCGGCAACGGAGTGGTCATCAAGCCGCCGACGGAGACGCCGCTCACCGCCCTGCGGATCGCGGAGTTGCTGACCGAGGCCGGGGTACCCGGCGGCCTCGTCAACGTGACCGTGGCCGAGAGTTCGGGCGCCTGGTTCGATGCCGCCGTCGATCACCCGGCGACTCGCATGGTGTCGTTCACCGGTTCGACGCCGACCGGACAGAAGCTCCTGAAGCGGGCGGCCGACCGGGTCCTCAAGTCGGTCATGGAACTGGGCGGCAACGCACCCTTCATCGTGTTCGACGACGCCGACATCGACGCCGCGGTCGAGGGTGCGATGGTCGCCAAGATGCGGCACTCGGCCGAGACGTGCACGGCGGCGAACCGGTTCTTCGTGCACGCCGACGTCGCCGATGAGTTCACCCGCAAGTTCGCGGCGGCGATGGGTGAGATCACCGTCGGTGACGGGTTCACCGATGGTGTGGAGTGCGGTCCGTTGATCCACGACGAGGCCGTCGACAAGGTCGCCGGCCTGGTCGACGAAGCGGTCGCTGCCGGCGCCACGATCGAACTGGGCGGCGCCCGCCTCGATCGCCCGGGGAGCTTCTACGCGCCCACCGTGCTCGCCAACGTCGCGCCGGATTCCCCGATCACCCGCGAGGAGATCTTCGGGCCGGTCGCACCGATCATCACGTTCACCGACACCGACGAGATGATCCGTCAGGCGAACGACACCGAGATGGGGCTCATCGGTTACGTGTTCACCAGCGACCTGGCCCGCGGTCTCGCGGTCAGCGAGCGCATCCAGGCCGGGATGATCGGCCTGAATCGCGGTTCGGTCTCCGACCCGGCGGCGCCGTTCGGTGGCATGAAGCAATCGGGACTCGGCCGCGAAGGCGCGAGCGAGGGCATCTACGAGTTCTGCGAGACCCAGTACATCGCCACGTCGTTCTGA
- the hpaE gene encoding 5-carboxymethyl-2-hydroxymuconate semialdehyde dehydrogenase encodes MAVTKTFDEYTAIARDELERFRSATLLHFVGGTHLASASGDTFDNLSPVDSSTLGSVASGDATDIDAAAQAAQSAFADWSGRPGKERKRILHRVADLIEERADAIAAVECVDTGQTIRFMSAAAIRGAENFRFFADHAPDAGNGRSMPDEHHVNFSTRTPIGPVGVITPWNTPFMLSTWKIAPALAAGCTVVHKPAEWSPYTAAMLSEIAHEAGLPAGVLNTVHGFGETAGKALTEHPLIRAIAFVGESVTGSMIQAQGAPTLKRVHFELGGKNPVIVFDDADLERALDAVVFMIYSLNGERCTSSSRLLVQSSIHDEFVAALSERVRALRVGHPLDPTTEIGPLIHPRHCEKVRSYPTKAVEDGATVLVGGGDPIDPAGNYVNPMLFTNATNEMRIAQEEIFGPALTVIPFGDEAEAVAIANDVDYGLAGYLWTGDTGRAHRVARDLEAGMIWVNSQNVRHLPTPFGGTKASGIGRDGGPEHSFEFYTETKNISVAYGTHAIPKLGKI; translated from the coding sequence ATGGCCGTCACGAAGACCTTCGACGAGTACACCGCGATCGCTCGTGACGAACTCGAACGATTCCGATCCGCCACGTTGCTGCACTTCGTCGGCGGAACCCACCTCGCCAGTGCGTCGGGCGACACCTTCGACAACCTCTCGCCCGTCGATTCGTCGACGCTCGGCTCGGTCGCGTCCGGCGATGCCACCGACATCGACGCCGCGGCGCAGGCGGCACAGTCGGCGTTCGCCGACTGGTCGGGTCGCCCGGGCAAGGAGCGCAAGCGGATCCTTCACCGGGTCGCCGACCTGATCGAGGAGCGCGCCGACGCGATCGCCGCGGTCGAGTGCGTCGACACCGGCCAGACCATCCGGTTCATGTCGGCCGCCGCGATCCGCGGTGCCGAGAACTTCCGCTTCTTCGCCGACCACGCGCCCGACGCGGGCAACGGCCGGTCGATGCCCGACGAGCACCACGTCAACTTCTCCACGCGGACGCCGATCGGCCCCGTCGGCGTCATCACGCCATGGAACACGCCGTTCATGCTGTCGACCTGGAAGATCGCACCGGCGTTGGCGGCCGGTTGCACCGTCGTGCACAAACCCGCCGAGTGGAGCCCCTACACGGCAGCGATGTTGTCCGAGATCGCCCACGAGGCCGGTCTCCCCGCCGGTGTGCTCAACACCGTCCACGGGTTCGGCGAGACCGCCGGCAAGGCGCTCACCGAACACCCGCTGATCCGAGCGATCGCGTTCGTCGGCGAGTCCGTCACCGGCTCGATGATCCAGGCGCAGGGTGCCCCAACGCTCAAACGGGTCCATTTCGAACTCGGCGGCAAGAACCCGGTGATCGTGTTCGACGACGCCGATCTCGAGCGGGCGCTCGATGCCGTCGTGTTCATGATCTACAGCCTCAACGGCGAGCGCTGCACGTCGTCGAGTCGGCTGCTCGTGCAGTCGTCGATCCACGACGAGTTCGTGGCGGCCCTGAGCGAGCGTGTCCGGGCCCTGCGGGTCGGTCACCCGCTCGACCCGACGACCGAGATCGGCCCGTTGATCCATCCCCGGCACTGCGAGAAGGTCCGGAGTTACCCGACCAAGGCCGTGGAAGACGGTGCCACGGTGCTCGTGGGCGGCGGCGATCCGATCGATCCGGCCGGCAACTACGTCAACCCGATGCTCTTCACGAACGCGACCAACGAGATGCGCATCGCCCAGGAGGAGATCTTCGGACCGGCGCTCACGGTGATCCCGTTCGGTGACGAGGCCGAGGCGGTCGCGATCGCCAACGACGTCGACTACGGCCTCGCCGGCTACCTGTGGACCGGCGACACCGGGCGCGCCCATCGAGTTGCGCGCGACCTCGAGGCGGGAATGATCTGGGTCAACAGTCAGAACGTCCGTCATCTGCCGACACCGTTCGGCGGTACCAAGGCCAGCGGCATCGGTCGCGACGGTGGACCGGAGCACTCGTTCGAGTTCTACACCGAGACCAAGAACATCTCGGTCGCGTACGGCACGCACGCGATCCCGAAACTGGGGAAGATCTGA
- a CDS encoding 5-carboxymethyl-2-hydroxymuconate Delta-isomerase, giving the protein MPHLTIEYSANVTDHVSIDALVDALHDAALGTGIAALDALRTRAVRRDHYAIADRHPDNAFIAVTARLGAGRSADDQQRLLDVLMTALDDTVGAAGRTMMLSVEYQEIDPERRINRNHLRELVRERTTNDPTATEEP; this is encoded by the coding sequence ATGCCGCATCTGACGATCGAGTACTCGGCCAACGTCACCGACCACGTGTCCATCGACGCGCTGGTCGATGCGTTGCACGACGCCGCGCTCGGCACGGGGATCGCCGCGCTCGATGCGCTCCGCACCCGTGCCGTGCGCCGCGACCACTACGCGATCGCCGACCGACACCCCGACAACGCCTTCATCGCCGTCACCGCTCGCCTGGGGGCGGGCCGCAGCGCCGACGACCAACAGCGGTTGCTCGATGTGCTGATGACGGCGCTCGATGACACCGTCGGTGCCGCCGGCCGCACGATGATGCTGAGCGTCGAGTACCAGGAGATCGACCCGGAGCGCCGGATCAACCGGAACCACCTCCGCGAGCTGGTTCGTGAGCGCACCACGAACGACCCGACCGCGACCGAGGAGCCCTGA
- a CDS encoding fumarylacetoacetate hydrolase family protein: MRLLSYSHEGRAAYGALLAGGVVDLTHRIDGVRDLSDLLRQERLDEARAAVAHATPDVALDDISYERTLPSPGKIFCIGVNYGGRNAEYRDGQEAPDKPSVFVRFPASFTGHEHDLVRPPESEQLDYEGEIVAVIGCGGRRIPRERAREHIAGLTLGNEGTIRDWVRHAKFNVTQGKNWESSGAIGPWMVTLDEIGAFDDLHLTTHVNGELRQDDSPATMAYPIEYQIEYLSTFCSLEPGDLIFTGTPTGAGARFDPPRFLAPGDVVEVTVPELGTLRNGVRDE; this comes from the coding sequence ATGCGATTGCTGAGCTACTCCCACGAAGGTCGAGCGGCGTACGGGGCCCTCCTCGCCGGCGGCGTCGTCGACCTGACGCACCGCATCGACGGCGTCCGCGACCTGTCGGATCTGCTGCGTCAGGAGCGGCTCGACGAGGCGCGCGCCGCGGTCGCCCACGCCACACCCGACGTGGCGCTCGACGACATCTCCTACGAGCGGACACTCCCGTCACCCGGCAAGATCTTCTGCATCGGCGTGAACTACGGCGGCCGCAACGCCGAGTACCGCGACGGGCAGGAAGCACCCGACAAGCCGAGCGTGTTCGTGCGCTTCCCGGCGTCGTTCACGGGTCACGAGCACGATCTCGTGCGGCCGCCCGAGAGCGAGCAACTCGACTACGAGGGCGAGATCGTCGCTGTGATCGGGTGCGGCGGTCGGCGCATCCCGCGGGAGCGCGCCCGCGAACACATCGCCGGGCTGACGCTCGGCAACGAGGGCACGATCCGCGACTGGGTCAGGCACGCGAAGTTCAACGTCACGCAGGGCAAGAACTGGGAGTCGTCCGGCGCGATCGGGCCGTGGATGGTCACGCTCGACGAGATCGGGGCATTCGATGACCTCCACCTCACCACGCACGTCAACGGTGAGCTCCGTCAGGACGACTCCCCCGCCACGATGGCGTACCCGATCGAGTACCAGATCGAGTACCTCTCCACGTTCTGCAGCCTCGAGCCGGGCGACCTGATCTTCACGGGCACCCCCACCGGCGCCGGCGCTCGCTTCGACCCGCCCCGGTTCCTCGCGCCGGGCGACGTCGTCGAGGTGACGGTGCCCGAACTCGGCACCCTCCGCAACGGCGTCCGTGATGAATGA
- the hpaR gene encoding homoprotocatechuate degradation operon regulator HpaR gives MNDPGDATAPLAETGLRSFDESLPMALLRARESIMRQFRPILGAHDVTEQQWRVLRALDDADEPVTVGELVDRTFLLGPSLSRMLVTLDDRGLITRSTDRGDARRSQVAISGAGRRLVAAIAPHSETVYAEIGSQLGRADLDQLYDLLRRTADIGAGS, from the coding sequence ATGAATGATCCCGGCGACGCCACCGCGCCGCTCGCGGAGACCGGACTGCGCAGCTTCGACGAGTCGCTCCCGATGGCGCTGTTGCGTGCCCGCGAATCGATCATGCGGCAATTCCGCCCGATCCTCGGCGCTCACGACGTCACCGAACAGCAGTGGCGCGTGCTGCGCGCGCTCGACGACGCCGACGAACCCGTCACCGTCGGCGAGCTCGTCGACCGGACCTTCCTCCTCGGGCCGAGCCTGTCGCGCATGCTGGTGACGCTCGACGATCGTGGGCTGATCACCCGGTCGACCGATCGCGGTGATGCACGTCGATCGCAGGTCGCGATCAGCGGTGCCGGACGCCGACTCGTCGCCGCGATCGCCCCGCACAGCGAAACCGTCTACGCCGAGATCGGTTCGCAGCTCGGTCGGGCCGACCTCGACCAGCTGTACGACCTCCTCCGCCGCACCGCCGACATCGGAGCCGGATCATGA
- a CDS encoding cytochrome P450 → MTSSNTYHRAPDSIAAAPTGCPMNREWSPLDADYLADPYPIANALRDEHPIFYSERLGHVVVTRMADIEHVFLHPDVYASANVQDPVFPLAPEAVAVLDAPDYDPIAVMSNRPEPDHARIRVYTRGGFSNRRLKSLESYMRERASALLDEMLASGDRAEYVAALAFPLPAEIVFRFIGFPQDDDAMIKQWCVNRRAFSWGRPSADEQVAIAEGMVDYWRYCREFVAARRDDRRDDFTSELLDAHDADPDPSNGTGISYREVESVVYGISFAGHDPVTALLCNTLRCLLPRREQWDALCEDPSLAAAAVEETLRFESSQVSWRRITTRPTTLGGVDLPAGTRLLLNFASANHEPEVFVDPDEFDIHRAHANRHISFGKGIHFCLGAGLARMEARIALELLSQRVPSLRLAADQELTYFPNITFRGPERLELEWDGVAP, encoded by the coding sequence ATGACGTCGTCGAACACGTACCACCGGGCGCCCGATTCGATCGCCGCCGCCCCGACCGGATGCCCGATGAACCGCGAGTGGTCGCCGCTCGACGCCGACTACCTCGCAGATCCGTACCCGATCGCCAACGCACTACGCGACGAGCATCCGATCTTCTACTCCGAACGGCTCGGACACGTCGTCGTGACTCGGATGGCCGACATCGAGCACGTGTTCCTCCACCCCGACGTCTACGCCTCGGCCAACGTGCAGGACCCGGTGTTCCCCCTCGCACCCGAGGCGGTGGCGGTGCTCGACGCCCCCGACTACGACCCGATCGCCGTCATGTCGAACCGCCCGGAACCCGATCACGCACGCATCCGGGTCTACACCCGGGGCGGCTTCTCCAACCGTCGACTGAAGTCGCTCGAGTCGTACATGCGCGAACGTGCGTCGGCCCTGCTCGACGAGATGCTGGCATCGGGCGACCGGGCCGAGTACGTGGCCGCGCTCGCGTTCCCGCTGCCCGCCGAGATCGTCTTCCGCTTCATCGGCTTCCCGCAGGACGACGACGCCATGATCAAGCAGTGGTGCGTCAACCGACGGGCGTTCAGTTGGGGTCGACCGTCCGCCGACGAACAGGTCGCGATCGCCGAGGGCATGGTCGACTACTGGCGGTACTGCCGGGAGTTCGTGGCCGCTCGCCGCGACGACCGACGCGACGACTTCACCTCCGAACTCCTCGACGCGCACGATGCCGACCCCGACCCGTCGAACGGCACCGGAATCTCCTACCGCGAGGTCGAGTCGGTGGTCTACGGCATCTCGTTCGCCGGCCACGACCCGGTCACCGCGCTCCTGTGCAACACGCTCCGCTGCCTCCTCCCGCGGCGGGAGCAGTGGGACGCCCTGTGCGAGGACCCCTCGCTCGCTGCGGCCGCCGTCGAGGAGACGCTCCGGTTCGAGTCGAGCCAGGTGTCGTGGCGGCGGATCACGACCCGACCGACGACACTCGGCGGGGTCGACCTGCCGGCCGGCACGCGCCTCCTGCTGAACTTCGCGTCGGCCAACCACGAGCCCGAGGTGTTCGTCGATCCCGACGAGTTCGACATCCACCGGGCGCACGCCAACCGCCACATCTCGTTCGGCAAGGGCATCCACTTCTGCCTCGGCGCCGGACTCGCACGCATGGAGGCCCGGATCGCGCTCGAACTGCTCAGTCAACGTGTGCCGTCGCTCCGGCTCGCCGCCGACCAGGAGCTGACCTACTTCCCCAACATCACCTTCCGTGGGCCCGAACGGCTCGAACTCGAGTGGGACGGCGTCGCGCCGTGA
- a CDS encoding AI-2E family transporter, with translation MSGTVTESDDRDVGRAAVPRLLEVGSAWGWRFLVVVAAVLTTGWLLVQLRVVLIPVFVALILAALLQPAVDLLDRWMPRLLAVWVVLLAVVAGLTLLIYVLQAPVRDAIDELSNSWDSARAEIEDWLRTGPLGLDQSQVDSLVDRVNTAGRQFRNGLFSSSSGSARMAAEVAGGFFLTIVLTFFFTKDGSSMWQWAVDRIHPRRRTVLDRGGVAAFGALQGWIRGVAITGAVDGLLIGIALFVLGVDAALPLAVITFFAAFFPIVGATLAGALAAAVALATQGPQTALIVAVVVLVVQQVEGDVLLPIVMYRQVALHPVVVLLALAVGSAIGGILGAIVSVPLTASVTAAIAAARKCPDDDGDEVPDADVAIAT, from the coding sequence GTGAGTGGAACCGTGACCGAATCGGATGACCGCGACGTCGGTCGCGCTGCGGTGCCGCGCCTGCTCGAAGTCGGTTCGGCCTGGGGGTGGAGGTTCCTGGTGGTCGTGGCGGCGGTGCTGACGACCGGTTGGCTCCTCGTGCAGCTCCGTGTGGTCCTGATCCCCGTGTTCGTGGCGCTCATCCTCGCTGCACTGCTCCAACCGGCCGTCGATCTCCTCGACCGCTGGATGCCACGGCTGCTCGCCGTCTGGGTGGTCCTGCTGGCGGTCGTGGCCGGACTGACCCTGTTGATCTACGTGCTGCAGGCGCCCGTGCGCGATGCGATCGACGAGCTCTCCAACTCGTGGGACTCCGCTCGTGCCGAGATCGAGGACTGGTTGCGCACCGGCCCGCTCGGGCTCGACCAGAGCCAGGTCGATTCGCTCGTCGATCGGGTCAACACGGCGGGTCGACAGTTCCGGAACGGCTTGTTCAGCAGCAGCTCCGGCAGTGCTCGCATGGCCGCGGAGGTGGCCGGCGGGTTCTTCCTGACGATCGTGCTCACCTTCTTCTTCACGAAGGACGGGTCGTCGATGTGGCAGTGGGCCGTCGACCGGATCCACCCCAGGCGTCGCACGGTGCTCGACCGTGGGGGTGTGGCGGCGTTCGGTGCCCTGCAGGGCTGGATTCGTGGGGTGGCGATCACCGGCGCCGTCGACGGACTCCTGATCGGCATCGCCCTGTTCGTCCTCGGTGTCGACGCCGCGCTCCCGCTCGCCGTCATCACGTTCTTCGCCGCGTTCTTCCCGATCGTCGGCGCCACGCTCGCCGGCGCGCTGGCCGCAGCGGTGGCGCTCGCGACGCAAGGACCGCAGACCGCCCTCATCGTGGCGGTCGTGGTGCTCGTCGTCCAGCAGGTCGAAGGTGACGTGCTGCTGCCGATCGTCATGTATCGCCAGGTCGCTCTCCACCCGGTGGTGGTGCTGCTCGCGCTCGCCGTCGGCAGCGCGATCGGTGGGATCCTGGGTGCGATCGTCTCGGTGCCGCTCACGGCGTCGGTCACCGCCGCCATCGCCGCGGCCCGGAAGTGTCCGGACGACGACGGCGACGAGGTGCCCGACGCCGACGTCGCCATCGCGACGTAG
- a CDS encoding cytochrome c oxidase assembly protein, translated as MLSLVAHSGAPLRPHDLWSAWQFDPFVVVGLVAVAALHWRGWRPADGAARAWSWWVGWVALVLALVSPLDALAGVLISAHMVQHVLLVAVAAPLLAASAPGAALVRGMPGAIRRVAASAPSRLGLGLGALRLLRGPTARWLVFVGSFWLWHASVLYGAAVESDWVHALEHASFLGAGLALWSVIVGPRRVRVDRGRAVVMVFLLGLQSVLLATLITFATTPWYEPYSTPAPGWGLDPLADQQLAGVVMWVPSGLILTVVGIVILVRWLREIDDEDSRRGRLGTLPR; from the coding sequence GTGTTGAGCCTCGTCGCGCACAGTGGCGCACCGTTGCGCCCGCACGACCTGTGGTCGGCATGGCAGTTCGATCCGTTCGTCGTCGTCGGTCTGGTCGCCGTCGCGGCGCTGCACTGGCGTGGCTGGCGCCCGGCCGACGGCGCAGCCAGGGCATGGTCCTGGTGGGTCGGTTGGGTCGCGCTCGTACTCGCACTCGTCTCACCACTCGACGCGCTGGCCGGCGTGCTGATCAGCGCCCACATGGTGCAGCACGTTCTCCTGGTGGCCGTCGCGGCTCCGCTGCTCGCAGCCTCGGCACCGGGGGCGGCCCTCGTGCGCGGGATGCCGGGAGCGATCCGCCGTGTGGCGGCATCGGCGCCGTCGCGCCTCGGTCTCGGGCTCGGTGCGCTCCGCCTGCTGCGGGGTCCCACCGCACGGTGGCTCGTGTTCGTCGGCTCCTTCTGGCTCTGGCACGCCTCGGTGCTGTACGGCGCCGCGGTCGAGTCGGACTGGGTTCACGCGCTCGAACACGCCAGTTTCCTCGGGGCCGGTCTGGCCCTGTGGTCGGTCATCGTCGGCCCACGCCGGGTCCGGGTCGACCGTGGTCGGGCGGTGGTCATGGTGTTCCTGCTCGGGCTCCAGAGCGTGTTGCTGGCCACCCTGATCACGTTCGCCACGACCCCCTGGTACGAGCCGTACTCGACCCCGGCGCCCGGCTGGGGCCTCGACCCGTTGGCCGACCAGCAGCTCGCCGGCGTGGTGATGTGGGTACCGTCCGGCCTGATCCTGACCGTGGTGGGCATCGTCATCCTCGTCCGGTGGCTGCGCGAGATCGACGACGAGGATTCACGGCGCGGCCGGCTGGGTACGTTGCCGAGGTGA
- a CDS encoding cbb3-type cytochrome c oxidase subunit I codes for MTDDAGLGDTGRHEFRPGPDGEPLTDSSTPVAASPDTTRELDRLWDDRPGIWGKLTAVQNDAIGVRMVLTGFFFLLLGGSVDSFVMRLQLARPESDLIGPQLYNELFTNHGSVTMFLVILPIFEGFAILVLPMILGSREMPFPRLGAFAYWTFLMGGLLYYSSTLFQAVPDAGWFAYTPLSGPLFSPDLNIDFWVLGLGVAEVGAIAGAVEIIIAVLKLRAPGMSLTKLPLYAWSMLVTAFMILFAFTPLIVGSLLLELERGFGMRFFDPDRGGSSLLWQHLFWIFGHPEVYIQFLPATGIVSMVLPVMVGRKISGYFWMVAAMIGIGFLSFGLWAHHMFTVGLPAIVLAFFAAASMMIAIPAGVQIFSWIGTIWDGRVRWNTPFLFVIGFLVTFVLGGITGVMVAAVPFDQQAHDSYFVVGHLHYVLIGGVAFPMFAGVYYWLPKFTGRMMNERLGRWNFWLLFVGVHVTFGPMHIVGLLGMPRRISTYAAETGWGPYNLVSSLGLLLIIPGLACFVVNLVYSYFRGRPAGPNPWGGDSLEWALPSPPPQQGWTEYPIVRSRHPLWDQDDLHTGEPRHERLVRSIGQWPLRWRAVLVVGTADGEPEEIFRVANTSIWPFVTALGTVGIFASELLKMRVGALVSAAVVVGAALMWNRPSEPPMTEEEELAFEAEHGVPVRASGSLIVARWGMGIAILFLSIAFSSFLLSYFYLRIENPVWPPAGVERPSVAVAVVAAVLYVTGVAAMWVARRRLLVGDQRGLRVGFAAATVLLLAGGGVLVRDLAATPFASSDHSYGSIFHTLGGYVVVVTFIALVMSVSTLVYAVRGHYSARRFSPVDNVTRFWIATGVIAIVSLVVLYGAPVLTS; via the coding sequence ATGACCGACGACGCCGGGCTCGGCGACACGGGTCGACACGAGTTCCGGCCGGGTCCCGACGGTGAGCCGCTGACCGATTCCTCGACGCCGGTCGCGGCGTCGCCCGACACCACCCGAGAACTCGACCGGCTGTGGGACGACCGTCCCGGCATCTGGGGCAAGCTCACCGCCGTCCAGAACGACGCGATCGGCGTGCGGATGGTGCTCACCGGCTTCTTCTTCCTGCTGCTCGGCGGCAGCGTCGACTCGTTCGTGATGCGACTGCAGCTGGCGCGCCCCGAGAGCGACCTGATCGGGCCGCAGCTCTACAACGAACTGTTCACCAACCACGGCTCGGTGACGATGTTCCTCGTCATCCTGCCGATCTTCGAGGGCTTCGCGATCCTCGTGCTCCCCATGATCCTCGGATCGCGTGAGATGCCGTTCCCACGGCTCGGCGCCTTCGCCTACTGGACCTTCCTGATGGGCGGGTTGCTCTACTACAGCTCGACACTGTTCCAAGCGGTGCCCGACGCCGGTTGGTTCGCGTACACACCGCTGAGCGGCCCGCTCTTCTCGCCCGACCTGAACATCGACTTCTGGGTGCTCGGGCTCGGCGTCGCCGAGGTCGGAGCGATCGCCGGTGCCGTCGAGATCATCATCGCCGTGCTCAAGCTCCGAGCGCCTGGCATGTCGCTCACGAAGCTCCCGCTGTACGCCTGGTCGATGCTGGTGACCGCGTTCATGATCCTCTTCGCGTTCACGCCGCTGATCGTCGGCAGCCTGCTGCTCGAACTCGAACGCGGCTTCGGGATGAGGTTCTTCGATCCGGACCGCGGGGGGAGTTCGCTGCTGTGGCAGCACCTGTTCTGGATCTTCGGTCACCCGGAGGTCTACATCCAGTTCCTGCCGGCGACCGGCATCGTCTCGATGGTGCTGCCGGTCATGGTCGGTCGGAAGATCTCCGGCTATTTCTGGATGGTCGCCGCCATGATCGGCATCGGGTTCCTGTCGTTCGGCCTCTGGGCGCACCACATGTTCACGGTCGGTCTGCCGGCGATCGTCCTGGCATTCTTCGCCGCGGCCAGCATGATGATCGCGATCCCTGCGGGGGTGCAGATCTTCTCCTGGATCGGGACGATCTGGGACGGCCGCGTCCGCTGGAACACCCCGTTCCTGTTCGTCATCGGGTTCCTGGTCACGTTCGTGCTCGGCGGCATCACCGGCGTGATGGTCGCGGCCGTGCCGTTCGATCAGCAGGCGCACGACTCGTACTTCGTCGTCGGACATCTCCACTACGTCCTGATCGGCGGCGTCGCGTTCCCGATGTTCGCCGGTGTGTACTACTGGCTCCCGAAGTTCACGGGTCGCATGATGAACGAGCGGCTCGGACGGTGGAACTTCTGGTTGCTGTTCGTCGGCGTGCACGTGACGTTCGGACCGATGCACATCGTCGGCCTGCTCGGCATGCCCCGCCGGATCTCCACGTACGCCGCCGAGACCGGATGGGGACCCTACAACCTCGTGTCGTCGCTCGGGCTGCTGTTGATCATCCCCGGTCTCGCGTGCTTCGTCGTGAACCTCGTGTACAGCTACTTCCGCGGCCGTCCGGCCGGACCGAACCCATGGGGTGGCGACAGCCTCGAGTGGGCGCTGCCGTCACCGCCGCCGCAGCAGGGTTGGACCGAGTACCCGATCGTGCGGAGCCGTCACCCGCTCTGGGACCAGGACGATCTCCACACCGGCGAACCGCGCCACGAGCGACTCGTGCGGTCGATCGGTCAATGGCCGCTGCGCTGGCGAGCGGTGCTCGTCGTCGGGACCGCCGACGGCGAGCCGGAGGAGATCTTCCGGGTAGCGAACACGTCGATCTGGCCGTTCGTCACGGCGCTCGGCACGGTGGGCATCTTCGCGAGCGAACTGCTCAAGATGCGGGTGGGAGCGCTGGTGAGCGCGGCGGTCGTCGTCGGTGCCGCGCTCATGTGGAACCGTCCGTCGGAACCGCCGATGACCGAGGAGGAGGAACTCGCGTTCGAGGCGGAGCACGGGGTGCCCGTGCGAGCGTCGGGCAGCCTGATCGTGGCCCGGTGGGGGATGGGCATCGCGATCCTGTTCCTGTCGATCGCGTTCAGCAGCTTCCTGCTCAGCTACTTCTATCTCCGGATCGAGAACCCGGTCTGGCCGCCAGCCGGCGTCGAACGGCCGTCGGTGGCGGTGGCGGTCGTGGCGGCGGTGCTGTACGTGACCGGCGTGGCCGCGATGTGGGTCGCGCGACGGCGGCTGCTCGTCGGGGACCAGCGTGGGCTCCGTGTCGGCTTCGCTGCTGCGACCGTCCTCCTCCTCGCCGGCGGTGGTGTCCTGGTACGCGACCTGGCAGCGACGCCGTTCGCGTCGTCCGATCACTCGTACGGTTCGATCTTCCACACGCTCGGGGGATACGTCGTCGTCGTCACGTTCATCGCGCTCGTCATGTCGGTCTCGACCCTGGTGTACGCCGTCCGGGGTCACTATTCGGCGCGGAGATTCTCACCGGTCGACAACGTCACCCGTTTCTGGATCGCGACCGGCGTGATCGCGATCGTCTCGCTCGTGGTGCTCTACGGGGCCCCGGTGTTGACGTCGTGA